In Plasmodium vivax chromosome 14, whole genome shotgun sequence, the genomic window ATTTCCTcgacaaatattttattgcttcttccttctgcttAATCTGCTTCTGTATTTCACTCCTGCTCCCCTTTGCGTCTATATGCATGGTGGCGatttttatcaaattgtCATTTAGAACATCcagtccattttttttccctttcaatAAATCGTACACAGTTTTTATTGGGGCTACACAGTTGAAGGACAACAAGTCGTAGATTTCTTCTCTTCTGGTATCCATTAGAAAGTACATCAATTTTCCGTAGCTACTTCTCATTCTGTCTGggttcaaaattttatagcGTCTCCCTATTTCGAAAACAAAACTGAAGAAGTTACTGTTCCTTAGAAAATCTCTGTCTCGAATTAATTTCTGcccattttcataattatttgcaATAACCAATCCGGACAGTATAGAACATAGTGCTTTAATTtcctttataattttcttgcTCTTATTTCCACTGTGAAATACGTCTATTTTGTCTGTGTACTCGCTTACTTCCAGGGTACTTTCCAGCAGCCTCAGGTACAGCCTCTCCTCATACGTCAGCCTCAGCGGAATGAACTTGCTCAACTTCAGGTACTCATTCTCTTCctgctcttcttccttttcgtcgtcctcctccttttcctcctttccGTCCTTCTCGTCCAGCTTTAGCGTGTCGTACTGCTCGTTTTCGTactgcgaagggggggaaggaaaaaaaaaaaaaaacacattgaATTGTCCGTGCGTATGCAGATTAGCCATCACGATGCAGCTGCTAATATGTGTACGCGCACCCCATTGGAATGTGCCACATGGGTAAGTTCTCCCCCACTCTGAACATATCCACACAGATAAATACGCACAAAGGGATGCATAACAAGAGGGGAGTGCCTACCAGTTTAGGGTGCACCCCTCACGTGTGTTACAATAATTTtactttctttctttctttcttttttttttttttttttttttcccttacaTTTTTCAGAATTTCCAACGTGTCCTGCTTAATTTCCTTCTCTATTATCTGGCTGAGCTTATCATCATGGTCCAGTTTGTCAATTAATAGCATCAATTCTTGTTTGTTCAGAAATTTTAGGACGTCCAAATTTTTCTTCGAAATATTTTCGAACTCCTTCGCCTTGTTTTCCACGAGTGagtcttcttcctccttggCCTCCAgcacttcctccttttcatctaaaatttttttcaacctttcattttcattcatGCTGTGGGGCGGGGGTGCGCCGAAGTTAAGCAGGGGGGTTTAGCGGGTTGAGCGGGTTAAGCAGGGGGGTTTAGCGGGTTGAGCGGATTACGCGGGTTAAGCGGATTACACGCGTTTCGCTCGTTACACGCATTTCTCACACGTACGTTTATGTGCACCTcgcaaaaatgcacacacgcAGATCGAGTTGTTCACTTGTAGGAGTCCCCCTACTCGATGTCACACTCGCATTGGGCACTTCAACATGGGGGGCACCCAAAATTTGCGAATGTTAAAGGAGAAATTACTTGCTATAAGTGAAGGCGTCCTTATCTGTCAATAGAGGTTCATCTATAGAGGCTGCTCTGTTGTGGCACGTCGAGCGGGTCGCGCAAAGCGAGTTTGTTTATCTAGTTATGCATAAAATTATGACCacgtaaaaatggaatatcTGTTCATATCCGTACATGTGTACAGGTATGTACACTCCCGCAAATGCGTGGTACGCCTGtgcgcaggaaaaaaaattccgctTAAGCTGGGCGGTGTGCCACGTGCTGCGTGAGCCGGTACGGCGCCGTCAA contains:
- a CDS encoding hypothetical protein, conserved (encoded by transcript PVX_123200A), whose translation is MNENERLKKILDEKEEVLEAKEEEDSLVENKAKEFENISKKNLDVLKFLNKQELMLLIDKLDHDDKLSQIIEKEIKQDTLEILKNYENEQYDTLKLDEKDGKEEKEEDDEKEEEQEENEYLKLSKFIPLRLTYEERLYLRLLESTLEVSEYTDKIDVFHSGNKSKKIIKEIKALCSILSGLVIANNYENGQKLIRDRDFLRNSNFFSFVFEIGRRYKILNPDRMRSSYGKLMYFLMDTRREEIYDLLSFNCVAPIKTVYDLLKGKKNGLDVLNDNLIKIATMHIDAKGSRSEIQKQIKQKEEAIKYLSRKYASNSSKNSKKNLFRINIPIFNNQNNEDDDANNAEELQFLSSEEIERCLYSLCDYNTHIKMFCEPCEIMIDYLKTFYDPYEKNSSYSLSIESGKQGSRLTHSHNRQYMYVLQTLYLWKEIGEHMFFLWACAENDMLDFKNPYRLMDTGQGLNRMQSGHKVLSVMKKILHNVQKKLGGWVGSSMIHMGDTNIPNTFMFIDKYTQVPRILTPIVLCLQKIDELYNSTASMKNYIKTEFNGAQNLKMMITCDFFRHGFDGSGGDNFNEAGSCIDGRLTSAWNWCSKIEKKKYFPIFLLTGFVGFDGTF